From the Lathyrus oleraceus cultivar Zhongwan6 chromosome 4, CAAS_Psat_ZW6_1.0, whole genome shotgun sequence genome, one window contains:
- the LOC127136309 gene encoding zinc finger BED domain-containing protein RICESLEEPER 2-like, which translates to MHEHAFSIVEEEGFHFMMKCSNISYEKISRKTLKNDCIVVYEAERKKLKSTLRTINKICLTTDLWKSQNQKIEYMVLIGHFIDADWVLQKRILSFVHVPPPRRGVDIADAIFKCLKDWGIENKIFSVSVDNAHYNDRCLKELKVLILRHRKLVLDGKLFHVRYCAHILNLLIQDGIGKIAKIVEDVRESVKFINQSEARLQTFSQIVQQLKLGGKKLILDCPTRWNSTYQILSVAMQFKEVFPRFQDREPSYTTLPDDDDWEKVEKVSKLLEVFNVVTNIISGGASANRNYITPLMINRELSMQVILSLLAMTVNQLTVGVMKIEVE; encoded by the exons ATGCATGAACATGCATTTAGTATTGTTGAGGAAGAAGGTTTTCATTTTATGATGAAGTGTTCTAATATTTCATATGAGAAAATTAGTCGGAAGACATTGAAGAATGATTGTATTGTTGTTTATGAAGCTGAAAGAAAAAAGTTGAAGTCTACTTTAAGGACAATAAATAAGATTTGTTTGACCACTGATTTATGGAAGTCACAAAATCAGAAGATAGAATACATGGTGTTAATTGGCCATTTCATTGATGCTGACTGGGTTTTGCAGAAACGCATTCTTAGTTTTGTTCATGTTCCTCCTCCTCGGCGTGGtgttgatattgctgatgctATCTTCAAATGTCTTAAAGATTGGGgtattgaaaataaaatatttagtGTGTCAGTGGATAATGCACATTACAACGATAGATGTTTGAAAGAGTTAAAAGTTCTGATTTTAAGGCACCGGAAATTAGTGTTAGATGGAAAGTTATTTCATGTGCGTTATTGTGCGCATATACTAAATTTGCTTATTCAAGATGGTATTGGGAAAATAGCAAAAATAGTTGAAGACGTGCGTGAAAGTGTGAAGTTCATCAATCAGTCTGAAGCAAGGTTGCAAACATTCTCACAAATAGTTCAACAACTAAAGCTTGGTGGTAAAAAATTAATTCTTGATTGCCCTACTCGTTGGAACTCCACCTATCAAATATTGTCAGTTGCAATGCAATTCAAAGAAGTCTTCCCTCGTTTTCAAGATCGAGAACCAAGCTATACAACTCTTCCAGATGATGATGATTGGGAAAAGGTTGAAAAAGTTTCCAAGTTGCTAGAGGTATTTAATGTTGTTACAAATATTATTTCAG GTGGAGCAAGTGCAAACAGAAATTACATTACTCCCTTGATGATAAATAGAGAGCTATCAATGCAG GTTATCCTTTCCTTACTAGCTATGACAGTAAATCAGTTGACAGTTGGTGTAATGAAGATTGAAGTTGAATAA